Below is a genomic region from Primulina eburnea isolate SZY01 chromosome 9, ASM2296580v1, whole genome shotgun sequence.
tgctaaaagtattactttttattgtgaatatcgatagaattGGCCGTtttacagattaagatccgtgagacggtctcacgtgagacTCACTCTAGATTTAAAAGCTCTAAATCTACAAAAGGTCACCAAGAAATTAACGAGTCAACTTCTCATGATGAACATTTGAGCCGCTAGCACATTATTATCCAGTTATTTGAACAAATCAATAAAATAGAAAAAACAACATTATCAAATCCAACGAACTTTGAAAAACATACAAACgaatctgaaaaaaaaaatcaaaaaaaaaaaaaaaaaagcaataaGTTGTAAAAAAAGAAAGCGAGTTTCATTAAGTAATGTCACCATTCTATGAATATCATACAAGCCTTTACCCGAAATGAAATAGTGTCAAAATCTACATCATTGTTCTGTCTCACGTCAAATAGTTACAGAAAAAAGGGACAAAATCTCTTCAATTTTTCTGAAGACATCTCAAAATGTTCGTGTTGTCTGGAAAAATTATGGCCTTCAAAAGAAAATTCAAAGATTCTTCTTGTTGGTGGTAGAAAGTTTGGTTAGCATCCATTGCTTTGTGTTCGAATacataaatatcaaaagaaaCTGGGAACAACACAAAAGCATGATTATGGCTTCGAATAGGAAAGGGTATTTTTCGGGTGGAGTTATGGTCAGATAAACTATATGAAGAACAAGAGAGCATGCAAAAACAAGAGATTTTAAAGTGGCAAAAATGGAATCCGTCTCTTTCGGATCTTTTCTTGCACCGGGCATGTGGTAGAAAAGGATAAAGAGACCATATAGAGCGGCATATGGAAGAACTAATTTGTCACGACTCAAGAGAGGGAACATGGAAAGCAGGGCATGGTATATGAACCACCGGAAAATAAAAGGTTCTTCCAAGGCCAAGAAACTGGCTGGCAGAAGCGGTAGCAGGATAGATTTCTCATGTACTGTAAATTAAACAACGGTTATAGATATCATGTTAACACGGTAAAAAAATGGGTAAAAGAGATGCAATGGAAACAAGATGGATGCTTTACTTACCTTGGTATGAGAATAGATAGAATGAGAGAGAACTGTTGAGTAGTCCACGCAGAAAACTTTGTTTTGTAGGTGATCGTATGAGTTGAATCATTGATGGTAAACATGCAGATATAGTTGAGGCAAGAGTAAGAAGTTTCAGTGATTGTGTGATGAACAATTTCTTCCATTTTACGACAACTGAAGTGGTGCACCAAAAATTTGCCACATAATCCTCGTAGAGACCCCTCTCAAAAGGTGCTAATCGAGAGAGAACCTGTTCAAAGCATCAAGTTGAAAAAATGAGTTACCACATACCCAAAAAAATTTACCCAGTCTTGAAAACGCAATATTTATAGTGAGAGGAAAAATATGgtattataaatttataacaGTAGGAAGCGATCACACTGAGGGTTAATATCATGTATGAGATAACTGAAATATAAAAGACAGGACACCGGATCATCCCTCTATCCATCATAAAAGTAACAGACATTATTCACTATAAAAGATGTGGGGTAAATACCAAACTTCGTTACATCCAATGCATTTTTCACTGTTTATTGTCCATCTCGGACCATGAAAGGAAAGAcgaatttaaattatttcaccAATGCTATGATATGAACATTGTCAGTGTATAAATGAATGCCCTCATTGCTACCTCTATGGCTCTATCATATGTCTAACAGAGCTTTCCTTACAGATTAAACATTAACCCAACACGGATATCTTCACTGCCGACCAATTTCAGCATGAGAAGACACTGGACGAAGCTTAAGATCCCAAACCTACTGCGGGAGGCTTCTGGACAGCATGGTAAGTgaaaagaaggaaaaatgaCGATGTGTGGACACAAGGTTCACAAGATAACCAGAGTAATATATAGCCTTCAAAATCTTTAAATTGTTCATATAAAGGAAAAGGTTGGAGCAGTTAAcattttagaaaaataataaaattccatAATATATACAGTAAGTAATATGATGCAATAAAAGATATCCCGTCACTTTGAAAATGTATAGTAGTTATAATATATTCTTGGAAGTTGCTGATTCCGTGCATTATTTCACTTCCAGAAGTTGGAATCAGGATCAGAAACGGATTTGTCAGAGTGACCAAAGTGTGAGATCACATATATTTAAAGTAATACAAACACAAAAATAGGAGCATCATACATTAGAGCTAAAGAGCACTAATGCAAGTATGCAACAAAACAAACAAATATGTCTAAGACGAGAATGAAAACAGGCGTGAGAGAGCAAAAATGATATCAAAGCGAAAAAAATctctaaataaatataattaatcatcAAAACGATGTAAAGAGCTTGGTGAATAGAATATCCACATCAAATAAATTGGAAAAGCGAAACCAGATGAATGAGGAAATGAAAAGCTCGAACATACAGCacgaaacataaaaaaaaataaagaaccaAGTAAATCAGAACCATGGCTTCTTACCTCCAAAGATGCTTCCACAGAATAAAGATATGGCCACCAAACTACAGCAAAGGTTCCCAAAACCACCAAACCTAGTTTTGAAACCTGAAGAATAGGATTCTGACGCCTGAGACATTTTCCCAAGAGATAGCCAAAAAAGGCAGGAGCATAATATGCACTCATCTGCACAAGTGAACAAATGAAGTACATGAACATTCATCTTTGATTATGTTAGCAAGCTATGTAGCATACGAACCTTGATTTCAATGGAGATGTATCTGCATTGAGATTGAGAGACTTGTTGAGGATTGAATCAACATATTTGTGATCAGTAAAGTTATTAGTTCGGATCTATATTTAAATGCCAAAATTTGTTTGAACATCACACCTCTTGGAATCCAATATAGTAATTTTGGCAGTTATATTTGAGTCAAGGGTTCCGTGGCTAGGAAATCCTCATCATGAGGATGCCTTGGAATCTTAGAGCAAGAGGCAAAACCATGTTGATCTAACATGGAAGCAATTATTATTTCTGTGCTATTTCATTTTCAAAGAAAATTAATGAATCAAATCCCATTGCAACAGTAAGTACTGCACATCGAAGTTTAATCTCGTACATCGATACTATCAGTTAGCTCACTTGTGGATATAGTCTCAAGTCGAAACCAAAAACATCGATATTTATTCATTCCGACATAGTTAAAAGAATACCTGTTTGTGATTCAGAGCAAGGCTAAACAGGCCAGAGCCAACAAGGTCTCTATCTGATAAAATCGCTGCAACAGCTGCGGTGGTTAACCCCAAACTGATACAATTGTACTGATAATACAAACAATAGAAATTAGGAAGAAGAGGATATTAAACCGAAATCATTGCACAAAACTACACcacattgcacaatgaaaatgtaCTGAATACCTGAAAATGGCCATGATCAATCAAAATGAGACATGGATTCAACAAAATCATTGCAGTGTGCCACATCACGCTGCTTTTTTCCTTAACATATTTCTCTTTGCTATAGACCTTTACAAAATAAAGCACTGCAGGAAAGAATATCATCAAATCAGACATCAAAACAGTCCACCTCATCAACAGCTTCCTACATAAAACATCACAAAAAATGAGAAGCAATTAGGTACAAGAATTGCTTCTACTCACCAATGGAGTAGAAATAATTGCCAAAAGTTCCAATTTAACTACTGTAGTTTTTACACAAATTCATGCCACTGGCCATAGGTCTTTCGTGGCAGCTCGGGCACGAACTATGTTCAGAGGCCAAAAGGCACAAAAAACTTGAAGTCAAAACCATTTGGCTCACATATATGAGCTCAGATTACGTTCATGTTTCCACGGATGATGAAAAATAAATGATCTTTACGAAGATCAACACTTGTCAGATAATTGTGATAAGGGAAAGTTGCGATTCAGAAAACAGGATAAGATGAGTATTAACCCCAAATACGATAAACACCCGTGAGGAATAAACTCAGCATAGCAACCAAACCCACATCCCAAACACCTAAACTTCATGTCCaaatcaagaacacaattcATTTGCGATCAATAATCGTCATACCCGATATAGGACTCATATCCACGAGAAGAAAACAGCGaaattgatgcaggatcgaTCAATTTCAGGAAAATTCCGTGGAAGTAACTCTGGTACGCAGTGAGAGGGGGATAGTCAAGGCCCCAATAGCTGAGATCATTAGGCCGTGCTGTTGCGATACCATTCCTTAACAGGAAGATTGAGTGTAATCTCCATCCAATGTCTCTGGGCCTCATAGTCCCCGAACATAGGCGGCGTGGCTGCGCCGGAGTATGGGTGGAGCCCCACCGCCAGGCGGATCAAAGCCGCGAATAGGCTGATGCAGATGAACCATGATTTGGTTTCACTTGTGGCGATGAACGACCAGACGTTGGCATCTGGGTCGGATTCGGATTCAATTTCGGGTGCGGGTTTTGGGTTGGGTGGATTGTTGGAGCctttcttcttcctcttctccATTGCTGTGAACTGGAATCTACTTCAAAACCAATGGACCCGATTATAAAACGAGTTTATATTGGTTTTTTAATTGAATAATACAAATGaaaaaaatttttaatatataaaaacacacaattttgaattttaaaaaaataattacatCTACTTTCCCtatgataataaaaaaaatcaattatatttaaatatgacATTTgaatatggcaaaaacttgtgtgagacggtctcacgggtcgtttttgtgaaacggatctcttatttgagtcatcccaTCAATTTGCTGATACGAATTAAtgcagcagcatgtaaaattgcatgtccccatatagaaatagggagctttgttttcataatcattggtctagcaatcatttgcagacgtttaatcaatgattcagccaatccattctgtgtatgtacgtgagcaacatgatgctcaacaatgattctcatagacatacaataatcattgaaagcaTGTGAAGTGAATTCAcgagcattatcaagtctaattttcttgattgtataatcgggaaattgattcctcaattttattatttgagcaagtaatcttgcaaatgcaacatttcgagttgacaataaacatacatgtgaccatctgctggaggcatcaatcaataccataaagtatctgaatggtccacatggtggatggattggtccacaaatatcaccttgaatacgttcaagaaacattggtgattcattttggattttgactggtgatggtcttataataagttttccaagagaacatgctttgcaTTGAAACtcattattctgaaagatcttctggtctttcagtggatgaccatgtgtattttctatgatTCTTCGcgtcattgttgaaccaggatgtcccaatcggtCATGCCAATttgttaatattgaagaattatcaactaccatgtttgattcaatgggacttatatgtgtataatgcaatccagtagggagcattggtagtttttcaatcacatatttcttttctGATTTTTATGTGAtaaagacacatatatttctcattcatttcattcattgtttgagtatcaaacccatgggaatatatatcattaaaactcaacaaatttatttccgattgtggtgaatataaagtatcattgttcaaaaattttgtaccattaggtaacaaaaattgtgctttaccacatcctttaatcaagtctacaggacctgatattgtattcaccgttgtttttgttggttttagttccaagaaatatcttttatctcggaggatagtgtgcgttgtaccactatcgggtatgcaacattcagctttgctcatagcatttttcatatttgaacttcaaaaaaatatgcaatgaaataaaattactgacaatacatatataaatataacacatatcataattgtacaataaaacattattatatgaatacatgaaaaataaattattgtacatttatattctaccattatattgttcattttcacagaaatcattgagaaaatctgcagcatcaatattgttaatttctatcccaccaacatattaatcatttccagagaaatcattcataaaatcaccagcatcaaaatgagttgaatcactcaaacggtcactgcgttcaatgaagttggtctccttttctttcccctttaatgattctttataaagtttgcaAAGATGCTCAGGAGCTCGACAAAtacgggaccaatgtcctggagtaccacatctgaaacaagaactttcatatctttttgagtgattctcattaacacttgtattctcatgatgccttttctgtggatggtttgagacgctcttttgagatgagttataaaaataactatctttattgttttcaaaaccacgacctcgaccacgaccacggccaattccacgtccacgtccacgtccacgtccacgtccacgtccacgacctcgacctcgacctcgaccaaatcttgtctttgaatttgattttggtttcgaggtttaaattcttttttacttacagcatttacttctggaaatgctgttgatccagtgggtcgggactgatgatttctcattaatagctcgttgttcttttccgccacaagaagacatgcgatgagttcagaatatctcgcaaatctacgtactctatattgttgatgtagagtaatatttgatgcatgaaacgtgaaaaatgttttttcaagcatttccgattctgtgacttcatgtccacaaaattttagctacgagattattcgatacatcgctgaagtataatcactgactttttaaaatctttgaatcttaacatattccattcatcacggacggtcggaagtataacttcccttatatgttcaaatctttctttcaatcctttccacaaagccatgagatctttttcaattaaatattcatatttcaatccctcgtcgagatgtcgacgcaaaaatataatGGCTTTTgcttttcttgtgatgtcgatatgtcattttcttttattgtctcacttagacccaatgactcaagatgcatttctacatcgagagtccatggcatataatttttccccgtgatgtcgagcgcaacaaattcaaactttgtcaaatttgacatggtggtactaaaaatattacgatgcattttattagttaatgaatattgcaatacaaagtaatggataaacaacaagtacaagcatttgtaaaaataaagaaaacacacaaagaggatattctccgataaatacaagactcgtgagtatgataaccaaaataattaaaaataaccttgagaaagccatcttcttttttcttcgaaaattttagggaagaataatttttagagaagaaaaaagagttggagtgattgaaagagtttgtgagatcatatttatagggcaaaaactagccgttttgttaccgtttatgacagttggtgtacaaaaaaataaaggtatgtatttgtataattttatggtaataatatgatgtagataatattagacatgtttaaataattatgtatatcatatcatattattataatgatgtttcataagttattttatttaaaaatcttgtaggcttttatacttgtcgtatctcttatcgggagtgtgggatgtcgtcttaacatcctcccaggatttataacaagtttttgaaaaatttatttgtattatttctaataataacattatattatatattaaatatatacacaataaataaataacagtaaaataaatattatcacttttgttacctttttcttctgtttggagcttggaaaaatatggaggacttttagagtttcgtgctgataacgtgttgtgaaaaagtaaaaatttatggtaaaaagtaaaaatctcaaactctcaaaattaccaaactacacactttataatatttttctctctactcaattgtgattttcttcacaaatgagagatctatttataaaaaatctttacaaataatccagaaataaaatacataattacttacatcatcacacactaattttcaatatttacaactcttattttcaacattcaaatattcaacattcaaatattcaatacacacattttaaatataattttcaacaatatccactttattataaatttttgataaataaaatgttCAATTTTTTGGTGACGATATTACACAGAAAGCGGTGTGCGTCGCTTTCACGTCGGTGCCTTTTTACATATTGTCTCTTACTTGTAGATATTATCTTCCCACTTCTTGGTTCTTTACGCACGCACTTAAGCAGCGGAGACACCTGATCGTTGGCGTTGGGCGAACGTGTGAATCGAAGGAGATAAGATGAAGATTTTTGTGAAGACCTTGAAGGGAACTCACTTCGAGATCGAAGTGAAATCCGAAGACACGGTATTGACTATATCACCTTCTTTCTATCTCGTTTTATGAGAAGCGTGCTTTAATTTTAATTAGTGTGGTTGGCAGTGTGTGATGATTAGGGTTTTGAATTATTGGGATTTTTGGCTTCAGACGTGTTTTTGGCGTTTGGTTTTAGTAATTGGATTATAGTGCAATtggaatttatattttttgttgaTAAAGCTGAATTCTGTGTTGCTCGAAGATGGAGAGCCGAGAGCACATGTTGTAAGGGTGGAGTTTTAGAATGATACATGCTAAAACAGTTGTGTAATTATAAAGCCTTTTTTCTGGAATTTCTGCGATTTCGCGGTGATTTCGCTGCAGTTGCAGGACTTTTTCTgtaattttatcaaaattttccCTAGTTTTattcaattaaattttttacaaattatataattatttgtatttttattataaaagtgCTCCGCGATGATAACCATCGCTAATAGAACTGAGACAGCAGCTTCTGCGACGTTCTCCGCGACCACCACAACGAACCATGGTGGGACTTTATGTTCAACTCAACTCAAAATTATGCTTTGATTGCGATAGGAAATGAATTTTAgtggaaatttttttaaaaagtgatGGGGGagagaaatttaaaatttgtagCGAATCAATGGTTGACTCAGAGACCTGAGTTAACAGAACCTATAGCTCATATCCTTACGCAAATTTGCTGTTATTCCCTTTTTTTTGTTGCAACACCAATCCTAGAaagttatttttttcttttcaagtgAAGAGATTTTAAATGCCAATAAGAGAATCCAAATTAATAATCAAGTTTTATACGAGGATTCAGTATGAGGTTGCGGAGCCGCTGATGGAGTGGTGATGATTAATGGTTGTGCATGTGGTTTTCCATCGGATTCAACTCTGTGCAATTGCAACACACACCTTGTTGAACTTCCAAACTTAGCTGCTGCATTTTTGCCAGTTCCGTAGATTGAGCTTTGGTCGCCTTTAAACTTTCATCTAGCACCGTCAATACTATGTTGAAACTTGCAAAAAGGAGTGCCACTTTAATAAGCAATTCTAAACTTTTTCTATTTGATGTGTGCCTGTGGTCATGAGTTTTAATTGTCTCTTGTACTATGATTTTCTTTTTACCTGATTATATCTTTGTGATATTTGAATGGAGCATGTATTTAATTCTCCCAATTCGATTGTTGGTAATATTATTTCACTCTTAATGTGGATGTAATTTCCTTAATTAATTTGGTTTTTTGTACCAAATATAGTATCTGTATTCTACCACGATTCTGCTCCATGGATGAAAAGTCTTCCAATGTGAAGTGACATATTCTATCGACGGACTATTAATTTTACTAGCTTTAATATTGATTCCTTCTCATTGACTTTTCTATTTGATCTATGTGTATTGTCATGTGAGCACATGCTCAATCACTTTTAATTGTTTCTTAGGTGGTGGATGTGAAGAAGAATATTGAAAAAGTGCAGGGTTCTGATGTCTACCCAGCTGCGCAGCAGATGCTTATCCATCAAGGACAGGTTCTAAAGGACGAGACCACTTTGGAGGAGAACAAAGTTGCTGAAAAAAGTTTTGTTGTGATCATGTTGACTAAGGT
It encodes:
- the LOC140841679 gene encoding LOW QUALITY PROTEIN: probable dolichyl pyrophosphate Man9GlcNAc2 alpha-1,3-glucosyltransferase (The sequence of the model RefSeq protein was modified relative to this genomic sequence to represent the inferred CDS: deleted 1 base in 1 codon), which translates into the protein MEKRKKKGSNNPPNPKPAPEIESESDPDANVWSFIATSETKSWFICISLFAALIRLAVGLHPYSGAATPPMFGDYEAQRHWMEITLNLPVKEWYRNSTANDLSYWGLDYPPLTAYQSYFHGIFLKLIDPASISLFSSRGYESYIGKLLMRWTVLMSDLMIFFPAVLYFVKVYSKEKYVKEKSSVMWHTAMILLNPCLILIDHGHFQYNCISLGLTTAAVAAILSDRDLVGSGLFSLALNHKQMSAYYAPAFFGYLLGKCLRRQNPILQVSKLGLVVLGTFAVVWWPYLYSVEASLEVLSRLAPFERGLYEDYVANFWCTTSVVVKWKKLFITQSLKLLTLASTISACLPSMIQLIRSPTKQSFLRGLLNSSLSFYLFSYQVHEKSILLPLLPASFLALEEPFIFRWFIYHALLSMFPLLSRDKLVLPYAALYGLFILFYHMPGARKDPKETDSIFATLKSLVFACSLVLHIVYLTITPPEKYPFLFEAIIMLLCCSQFLLIFMYSNTKQWMLTKLSTTNKKNL